The following are from one region of the Spirosoma rhododendri genome:
- a CDS encoding HD domain-containing protein, whose protein sequence is MDFSKHKGNFEQWFLSLNADEFPSSTDYVSTYSTIASKLKPVHSQVNLGADSNDGTSLTWHDESHIKKVIKQVSRLLSYDQATITPFESFVLLVAIQIHDIKNIEGREEHENRAISIFEELGIQGIIDSITLKNIGFIASCHAGSYIKDGKKEKDKIGNLLKPVLFNGDRRIRPQFLAALLRLADEFADDVERAMSYMLSKGMITRGSIIHQKHAESLFDTDISPNTGIVNFDYHIKVNDAKIKFPKYVSEKETYEDIFLLDEIFSRTVKSHYETVYCMRFLRPYISINKLHVSIELEHRDITHEVRISYELIEKGYPSDTLSIIELCGDQIRKNGGHWSGQNLSDYISSSRIS, encoded by the coding sequence TTTGAACAATGGTTTTTATCGCTAAATGCGGATGAGTTTCCCAGCTCTACAGACTATGTGTCAACATATAGCACAATTGCTTCGAAGCTAAAACCTGTACATAGCCAAGTTAATCTTGGTGCTGACAGTAATGATGGTACATCGTTGACATGGCATGACGAATCACATATTAAAAAAGTGATTAAACAAGTTTCTAGATTATTATCTTATGATCAAGCAACTATAACACCCTTTGAATCATTTGTATTATTAGTAGCTATACAAATTCATGACATTAAAAATATTGAAGGGCGAGAAGAACATGAGAATCGAGCTATAAGCATTTTTGAGGAGTTGGGTATCCAAGGTATTATTGACTCAATAACTTTAAAAAATATTGGCTTTATTGCAAGTTGCCATGCAGGTAGCTATATTAAAGATGGTAAAAAAGAAAAGGATAAGATAGGTAATTTACTCAAACCAGTTCTATTCAATGGTGATCGGCGTATTAGACCACAATTTCTTGCTGCACTCTTAAGGTTAGCAGACGAGTTCGCAGATGACGTAGAAAGAGCAATGTCCTATATGCTAAGTAAGGGAATGATTACACGAGGTAGTATAATTCACCAAAAACATGCTGAAAGCTTATTCGACACAGACATATCTCCGAATACAGGAATAGTAAATTTCGATTATCATATAAAAGTAAATGATGCAAAAATTAAGTTCCCAAAATACGTTTCTGAAAAAGAAACATACGAAGACATTTTTTTATTAGATGAGATTTTTTCGAGAACCGTAAAGTCACATTATGAAACTGTCTATTGTATGAGATTCTTACGCCCTTATATTTCTATAAATAAACTTCACGTTTCAATTGAATTAGAACACCGAGATATAACTCATGAAGTAAGGATATCATATGAATTGATAGAGAAGGGTTATCCGAGCGATACTTTATCTATTATAGAGTTATGTGGTGATCAAATTAGGAAGAATGGAGGGCATTGGAGCGGACAAAATTTGAGCGATTACATTTCTTCAAGCAGAATAAGTTAA